ACAGCCACTATCATTACTGCCATTCCGAGAGCAATACCTATGGTGGCAATTCGAACAATCGGACCTGAAAGACCTTTTTGCTTACTTTCCCGTTTTATTAATCGCTTTGCAATAAAAAGAGCTGTATTCAATGTTTGTGTCTTTCCTTTCCAGCAAAAGTATGAATTTCGTCTTCTCCATTTTGGGCATTTCACTCTTCCTTTCTTGTGGGATAGCTCCCGACGTGTCAGGACAGCCCGAAGAGTCAAGTCCACAGGTTGAAAGTGCAAAACCTGGAATCTATGATTTTGAACGCTTGTTATCGCTTATCGGAGATTCCAAAGTGGCTGTTGTAACCAATCATACGGGCTCTATTGAAGGTGTGCACATCGTAGATTCCTTACTCAGTTCGGGTGTGGTTGTGAAACAAGTATTCGCGCCCGAACATGGTTTTAGAGGAGATCGCGCTGATGGAGAGAATATTGACGATACAGTTGATAGGAGAACAGGAGTTCCCGTCTTTTCTCTCTACGGCAACACTAAAAAACCTTCAAAAGAGAGTCTGGAAGACGTCGATCTTGTCTTGTTTGATATACAGGATGTTGGCGCCCGGTTTTATACCTACTTAGCCACATTGCATTACGTAATGCAAGCTTGCTCTGAGCAGAATATTCCCTTAATTGTGGCAGACAGACCAAATCCCCACACTCATTACGTTGATGGACCTGTTCTGCAAGAGAAGTTCAAAGCTTTTGTAGGGCTTCATCCTGTACCTATTGTTTATGGGATGACCATTGGTGAGTACGCGCTAATGCTGAATGGAGAAGGGTGGCATGAAGCCGCACCCTGTGATTTGACCATTTTGCCCTGTCTGAATTATGGAAGAAACGTTCCATACGAGTTTCCGATCAAGCCATCACCAAATCTACCCACCATGGAGTCTGTCTACTTGTATCCTTCTATTTGCTTGTTTGAGGGTACGAAGGTCAGTGTGGGACGTGGAACCGCTGAGCCCTTTACGATCATAGGTGAGCCTGGAAATAAAAACGGAGATTTTCAGTTTATTCCTGAGCCAAAAGAAGGTGCATCCATCAATCCGAAACACAATGGAGAGACCTGCCATGGCTATGATCTGTCTGACTTCATTTTAAAACCTGCTGGAATTTCAGAACTTGATTTCACTTGGCTCGTAAGAATGTACAATGAAACCGATGATAGAAAAGATTTCTTTTTGAAAAGCATGTATTTTGATAAGCTGGCTGGGACGGATCAATTGAGAAAAGATATTTCCATTGGAGTAGATCTGGACACTATCCGTGAAAGTTGGCAAGAAGACTTGAATACCTTTAAAGCCATTCGTGCAAAATA
This portion of the Cryomorphaceae bacterium 1068 genome encodes:
- a CDS encoding DUF1343 domain-containing protein, with the protein product MNFVFSILGISLFLSCGIAPDVSGQPEESSPQVESAKPGIYDFERLLSLIGDSKVAVVTNHTGSIEGVHIVDSLLSSGVVVKQVFAPEHGFRGDRADGENIDDTVDRRTGVPVFSLYGNTKKPSKESLEDVDLVLFDIQDVGARFYTYLATLHYVMQACSEQNIPLIVADRPNPHTHYVDGPVLQEKFKAFVGLHPVPIVYGMTIGEYALMLNGEGWHEAAPCDLTILPCLNYGRNVPYEFPIKPSPNLPTMESVYLYPSICLFEGTKVSVGRGTAEPFTIIGEPGNKNGDFQFIPEPKEGASINPKHNGETCHGYDLSDFILKPAGISELDFTWLVRMYNETDDRKDFFLKSMYFDKLAGTDQLRKDISIGVDLDTIRESWQEDLNTFKAIRAKYLIYKD